A genomic segment from Gracilinanus agilis isolate LMUSP501 chromosome 1, AgileGrace, whole genome shotgun sequence encodes:
- the LOC123255009 gene encoding NADH dehydrogenase [ubiquinone] 1 alpha subcomplex subunit 1-like, whose product MWFEILPGLVIMGGCLMIPGISTIIIQKYCNGGKEKRIARNHYQWSVMERDRRLSGTNLYYESKGLENFIKEE is encoded by the coding sequence ATGTGGTTTGAAATTCTGCCTGGACTGGTCATTATGGGCGGTTGCCTGATGATCCCGGGGATTAGCACCATTATCATCCAAAAGTACTGCAATGGGGGCAAGGAGAAGAGAATTGCCCGCAACCATTACCAGTGGAGTGTAATGGAAAGGGACAGGCggctctctggaactaatctttATTATGAATCGAAGGGGTTGGAGAACTTCATCAAGGAGGAATGA